One genomic window of Parasteatoda tepidariorum isolate YZ-2023 chromosome 9, CAS_Ptep_4.0, whole genome shotgun sequence includes the following:
- the LOC107455548 gene encoding cytochrome c oxidase assembly factor 6 homolog, protein MNNILGGLAFACTKKSCYALKATRANIGMSFPDKEKRQQCWSSRDLFWECLDKNNDDQKCCTEEKKYYEKDCPKLWVQHFNRKREYLKFKEKLYSSTDPVEELKKS, encoded by the exons atgaataatattttag gAGGTCTTGCATTTGCCTGCACCAAAAAAAGTTGCTACGCTTTGAAAGCAACCAGGGCTAATATAGGA ATGTCTTTTCCCGATAAAGAAAAAAGGCAGCAATGCTGGTCTTCTCGAGATTTATTCTGGGaatgtttagataaaaataatgatgatcAAAAATGTtgtacagaagaaaaaaaatattatgaaaaagatTGTCCAAAACTttgg gtTCAACACTTTAATAGAAAGAGAGAATATTTGAAGTTCAAAGAAAAGCTTTACTCTTCTACTGATCCTgttgaagaattgaaaaaatcatGA